ACTGACCGGTAAACCGGCAAGTGAATCCGTAAGGGGACGACACATGCGGCTCGGCATCAATCTCGGCTACTGGGGTGCGGGCATGGACGCCGACAACCTCGCCGTCGCACAGGAGGCCGACCGCCTCGGCTACGACGTCTGCTGGGCCGCCGAGGCCTACGGTTCGGACGCCCCGACCGTGCTCGCCTGGGTCGCCGCCCAGACCGAGCGCATCGACGTCGGCTCCGCGATCCTGCAGATCCCGGCGCGCCAGCCCGCCATGACCGCCATGACCGCGGCCACCCTCGACTCCCTGACCAAGGGCCGCTTCCGCCTCGGCCTGGGCGTCTCGGGCCCGCAGGTCTCCGAGGGCTGGTACGGCGTCAAGTTCGACAAGCCCCTCGCGCGCACCCGTGAGTACGTCGAGATCGTGCGCAAGGCCATGAGCCGCGAGCGGCTCAGCTACGAGGGCGAGCACTGGACCCTGCCGCTGCCCGGCGGCCCCGGCAAGCCCCTCAAGCTGACCGTGCACCCCGAGCGCGAGCACATCCCGCTCTACATCGCCGCGATCGGGCCGAAGAACCTGGAGCAGACCGGCGAGATCGCCGACGGCGCACTGCTGATCTTCCCGGCCGCCGAGCACCTGGAGGAGACGGCCCTGCGCCACATCCGCGCCGGCCGCGAGAAGGCCGGGCTGACCATGGACGGCTTCGACGTCTGCCCGACCGTGCCGCTGGCGCTCGGCGAGGACGTGAACGCGCTCGCGGACATGTTCCGCCCGTACACCGCCCTGTACGTGGGCGGCATGGGGAGCCGCAAGCAGAACTTCTACAACCAGCTGGCCCAGCGCATGGGCTACGAGAAGGAAGCCGCCGACATCCAGGAGAAGTACCTGTCGGGCGACAAGACCGGAGCCGCCGCGGCCGTCCCGCACTCGCTGATCGACTCGACCACGCTGCTGGGCCAGGTCGAGCGCATCGCGGACGGGATGAAGGCCTACGCGGAGGCCGGGGTCACCACCCTCACCCTCGCCCCGGCCGGTTTCACCCTGGACGAGCGGATCGCCGCCC
This genomic window from Streptomyces sp. NBC_01351 contains:
- a CDS encoding LLM class F420-dependent oxidoreductase, with the translated sequence MRLGINLGYWGAGMDADNLAVAQEADRLGYDVCWAAEAYGSDAPTVLAWVAAQTERIDVGSAILQIPARQPAMTAMTAATLDSLTKGRFRLGLGVSGPQVSEGWYGVKFDKPLARTREYVEIVRKAMSRERLSYEGEHWTLPLPGGPGKPLKLTVHPEREHIPLYIAAIGPKNLEQTGEIADGALLIFPAAEHLEETALRHIRAGREKAGLTMDGFDVCPTVPLALGEDVNALADMFRPYTALYVGGMGSRKQNFYNQLAQRMGYEKEAADIQEKYLSGDKTGAAAAVPHSLIDSTTLLGQVERIADGMKAYAEAGVTTLTLAPAGFTLDERIAALRAGTEAMELAGLA